One window of Thermoflexus sp. genomic DNA carries:
- the leuD gene encoding 3-isopropylmalate dehydratase small subunit (catalyzes the isomerization between 2-isopropylmalate and 3-isopropylmalate in leucine biosynthesis), with the protein MRFHGRAWVFGDNIDTDVIIPGRYLNTTDPKELAAHCMEGIDPEFPHKVQPGDIVVAGRNFGSGSSREHAPISLKAAGVSCVIAKSFARIFFRNAINIGLPVLECPEAVEAISPGDELEVHLDTGEIRNHRTGQTFRAKPYPPFMLELIRAGGLIPYTRARLQQERA; encoded by the coding sequence ATGCGCTTCCACGGGCGCGCCTGGGTTTTCGGGGACAACATCGACACCGATGTGATTATCCCGGGGCGTTACCTGAACACCACGGACCCGAAGGAGCTGGCCGCGCATTGCATGGAGGGGATCGATCCGGAGTTTCCCCATAAGGTGCAGCCGGGGGACATCGTGGTGGCGGGACGCAACTTCGGGAGCGGCTCTTCCCGGGAGCACGCGCCGATCAGCCTGAAGGCGGCCGGGGTCTCCTGTGTGATCGCCAAATCGTTCGCCCGCATCTTCTTCCGGAACGCCATCAACATCGGCCTCCCGGTGCTGGAATGCCCGGAGGCCGTGGAGGCCATCTCGCCGGGGGATGAGCTGGAAGTCCATCTGGACACCGGGGAGATCCGCAACCATCGGACCGGCCAGACCTTTCGCGCCAAGCCCTACCCGCCCTTCATGCTGGAGCTGATCCGCGCCGGCGGGCTGATCCCTTACACCCGCGCTCGCCTGCAGCAGGAGCGAGCGTAG
- a CDS encoding glycosyltransferase codes for MKPQRWLFISIPLWGHLDYGGYLDLAVALARRGHRVLWASGSLVQEAVVRRGLPFALLPSVGWRWLPPLPPDVPPTERARRRRERALEAWLQPEAHARALRALSSLIETWRPDWIVAEPFAGVAAWAAERYELPLIVVGFPAGRWPAPATPEAQIEVEAAQARLAEIAARLGLTARFWRVDPFPQITSPYAHIVFFPVRWFIDLDRLDPQNRFFGGRRKASTVPSPPRARPRVLITLGSTFTADPAFFIGAARAVQALGGEPLLVLGRSPFAPGLREAVARALPDLPLWDWVDYPALFPQLDLVIHHGGMGTTHAALVYGVPQLMVPHAGEQHLQARRAVAAGVGLVLWPSEATPRQWQEHIAVLLREPAFRERARDWAHRMEAAGGVEEAAAWLTEWAHRAE; via the coding sequence ATGAAGCCTCAGCGCTGGCTCTTCATCTCGATCCCTTTATGGGGCCACCTGGATTATGGGGGTTACCTGGATCTGGCGGTGGCGCTGGCTCGACGGGGCCATCGGGTGCTCTGGGCCAGCGGATCCCTGGTGCAGGAAGCCGTGGTCCGTCGGGGCCTCCCCTTTGCCCTGTTGCCCTCCGTGGGCTGGCGATGGCTGCCCCCGCTCCCGCCGGATGTCCCTCCCACGGAGCGGGCGCGACGGCGGCGGGAGCGGGCGCTGGAGGCCTGGCTCCAGCCTGAGGCGCATGCGCGGGCGCTGCGCGCCCTGAGCTCCCTGATCGAAACCTGGCGCCCGGATTGGATCGTGGCGGAGCCTTTCGCCGGCGTCGCGGCCTGGGCCGCGGAGCGATACGAGCTTCCTCTGATCGTCGTGGGGTTCCCCGCCGGGCGCTGGCCGGCCCCCGCCACTCCGGAGGCCCAAATCGAGGTGGAAGCGGCCCAAGCCCGGCTGGCGGAGATCGCCGCGCGCCTCGGGTTAACCGCCCGCTTCTGGCGGGTGGATCCTTTTCCCCAGATCACCTCTCCGTATGCGCACATCGTCTTCTTCCCGGTTCGCTGGTTCATCGATCTGGACCGCCTGGATCCCCAGAACCGGTTCTTCGGGGGACGTCGGAAGGCCTCGACGGTGCCATCCCCCCCACGCGCGCGCCCCCGTGTCCTGATCACCCTGGGCAGCACCTTCACCGCGGATCCCGCCTTCTTCATTGGGGCGGCTCGCGCGGTGCAGGCCCTGGGCGGCGAGCCCCTCCTGGTTCTGGGGCGGAGCCCCTTCGCCCCCGGGCTTCGGGAGGCTGTGGCGCGAGCGCTTCCGGATCTCCCGCTCTGGGATTGGGTGGATTACCCCGCCCTGTTCCCGCAGCTGGATCTGGTGATCCACCATGGGGGGATGGGGACTACCCATGCCGCCCTGGTTTACGGCGTCCCCCAGCTCATGGTTCCGCATGCGGGGGAACAGCACCTGCAGGCCCGTCGGGCGGTGGCGGCGGGGGTTGGCCTGGTGCTATGGCCTTCCGAGGCCACGCCCCGTCAATGGCAGGAACACATCGCCGTCCTGCTCCGGGAACCTGCCTTCCGGGAGCGGGCGCGGGACTGGGCACACCGCATGGAGGCCGCCGGCGGCGTAGAGGAAGCCGCGGCCTGGTTGACGGAGTGGGCACATCGCGCCGAGTGA
- the ilvD gene encoding dihydroxy-acid dehydratase produces the protein MPIPSNGRKHRSAQVTEGLERAPHRAMLRAVGFRDEDFRRPFIGVANTWFEAQPCNHHLHRLAELVKQGIRDAGGTPIEFNAVPANDAIGMGHEGMKASLVSRELIADSIELAAIAYQLDALVTIGGCDKTQPACVMAMARLNLPAIYLYGGSVPPGNWRGRAVTIQDVFEAVGAVSRGRMTLEELRELEEAAVPTYGACGGMFTANTMASAFEAMGLTLPNGAAPVAPSRAREELAYETGRAIVRILEAGIRPRDIMTREAFENAIAVAAAMGGSTNLILHLLAIAHEAGVPLTLEDFERVSERTPHLADLKPAGRYVMADVDRIGGVPVVMKALLHAGLLHGHCRTVTGETIAERLAGVVFPEDQDVVRPVSRPLHPTGGYVILRGNLAPEGGVLKITGTTKRYHRGPARVFDREEDAFQAVNTGRIRPGDVVVVRYEGPKGGPGMREMLVVTAALVGQGLKDEVALLTDGRFSGATHGLMIGHISPEAAVGGPLALLQDGDIIEIDVDRRVVNVELSEEELARRRAAWTPPPPKYTRGLFAKYARLVSSAARGAICEG, from the coding sequence ATGCCCATTCCTTCGAACGGTCGCAAGCATCGGAGCGCGCAGGTGACGGAGGGCCTGGAGCGCGCGCCGCATCGGGCCATGCTTCGGGCCGTCGGATTCCGGGACGAGGACTTCCGCCGGCCTTTCATCGGGGTCGCCAATACCTGGTTCGAGGCGCAACCCTGCAATCATCATCTGCATCGCCTCGCTGAGCTCGTCAAACAGGGGATCCGGGACGCCGGGGGAACGCCCATTGAGTTCAACGCCGTCCCGGCCAACGACGCCATCGGGATGGGCCATGAGGGCATGAAAGCTTCCCTGGTCAGCCGGGAGCTAATCGCGGATTCCATCGAGCTCGCCGCCATCGCCTATCAGCTGGATGCCCTGGTGACCATCGGGGGCTGTGATAAGACGCAGCCGGCCTGTGTGATGGCCATGGCCCGCCTGAACCTGCCCGCGATCTACCTGTATGGGGGAAGCGTTCCCCCGGGGAACTGGCGGGGGCGGGCGGTGACCATCCAGGACGTCTTCGAGGCGGTGGGGGCGGTGAGCCGCGGCCGGATGACCCTCGAGGAGCTGAGGGAGCTGGAGGAAGCCGCGGTGCCCACCTATGGCGCCTGCGGGGGGATGTTCACCGCCAACACCATGGCCTCCGCCTTCGAGGCGATGGGGTTGACCCTCCCCAACGGGGCCGCGCCGGTCGCCCCCAGCCGGGCCCGGGAGGAGCTGGCCTACGAGACCGGCCGGGCGATCGTCCGCATCCTGGAGGCCGGCATCCGGCCCCGGGATATCATGACCCGCGAAGCCTTCGAGAACGCCATCGCTGTGGCCGCCGCAATGGGCGGGTCCACGAACCTGATCCTGCACTTGCTGGCCATCGCCCACGAGGCCGGGGTTCCCCTCACCCTGGAGGACTTCGAGCGGGTCAGCGAGCGAACGCCTCATCTGGCGGACCTGAAACCCGCGGGCCGTTACGTGATGGCCGATGTGGATCGCATCGGCGGCGTGCCCGTGGTGATGAAGGCCCTGCTCCATGCCGGGCTGCTGCACGGGCACTGCCGCACCGTCACCGGCGAGACCATCGCCGAGCGCCTGGCCGGCGTGGTCTTCCCGGAGGATCAGGATGTTGTCCGGCCGGTCAGCCGCCCCCTGCACCCCACCGGCGGCTACGTCATCCTGCGCGGCAACCTGGCCCCCGAGGGCGGCGTCCTGAAGATCACGGGGACCACCAAACGCTATCACCGCGGCCCGGCGCGCGTCTTCGATCGGGAAGAGGACGCCTTCCAGGCGGTCAACACCGGCCGGATCCGGCCGGGCGATGTCGTCGTGGTGCGTTACGAAGGCCCGAAGGGCGGGCCGGGGATGCGGGAAATGCTGGTGGTCACCGCCGCCCTGGTGGGGCAGGGCCTGAAAGATGAGGTGGCCCTCCTGACGGACGGTCGGTTCTCCGGAGCCACCCACGGGCTGATGATCGGCCATATCTCGCCGGAGGCCGCGGTGGGAGGCCCGCTGGCGCTGCTCCAGGATGGCGACATCATCGAGATCGATGTGGATCGCCGGGTGGTGAACGTGGAGCTTTCCGAAGAGGAACTGGCCCGGCGCCGGGCGGCCTGGACCCCGCCGCCGCCAAAGTATACCCGGGGGCTTTTCGCCAAATACGCCCGCCTGGTCTCCTCCGCCGCCCGGGGGGCCATTTGCGAAGGGTAA
- the leuB gene encoding 3-isopropylmalate dehydrogenase: MGRFVIAVLPGDGIGPEVTTEALRVLEAVGHRFGHRFEFHEALIGGAAIDATGSPLPPETLERCRRSDAILLGAVGGPRWDDPTAPVRPEQGLLGLRKAFDLFANLRPVRVFPALTHATPLKEGIVRGVDILFVRELTGGLYFGPRQEAGPEGEEAYDTMRYTRPEIERVVRLAARLARGRRKKLTSVDKANVLAASRLWRRVTEAVVRREFPDLALEHLLVDAFAMHLIRRPAVFDVVVTENMFGDILTDEAAVLAGSMGMLPSASLGEEPPGLFEPVHGSAPDIAGRNLANPIGAILSGALMLRYGFGLEAEARAIEEAVEAALEAGYRTRDIADGETCIVGTREMGEAIARYILDGA; this comes from the coding sequence ATGGGACGCTTCGTGATCGCTGTGCTGCCAGGAGATGGGATCGGACCAGAGGTCACCACGGAGGCCCTGCGGGTCCTGGAGGCCGTGGGGCATCGGTTTGGGCATCGCTTTGAGTTCCACGAGGCGCTGATCGGCGGGGCCGCCATCGACGCGACGGGGTCTCCCCTTCCCCCCGAAACGCTGGAGCGCTGTCGCCGCTCGGATGCGATCCTCCTGGGCGCCGTTGGCGGGCCCCGGTGGGATGATCCCACGGCTCCGGTGCGGCCGGAGCAGGGCCTCCTGGGCCTGCGCAAGGCCTTCGATCTGTTCGCCAATCTCCGTCCGGTTCGGGTGTTCCCGGCCCTCACCCATGCGACCCCATTGAAAGAGGGGATCGTGCGAGGGGTGGACATCCTCTTCGTCCGGGAGCTGACCGGGGGCCTGTATTTCGGCCCCCGCCAGGAAGCCGGACCGGAGGGTGAGGAGGCGTATGATACGATGCGCTACACCCGGCCGGAGATCGAGCGCGTGGTCCGGCTGGCCGCCCGCCTCGCCCGGGGCCGCCGGAAGAAGCTGACCTCTGTGGACAAGGCCAATGTGCTGGCCGCCTCCCGCCTCTGGCGACGGGTGACCGAAGCGGTGGTCCGGCGGGAATTCCCGGATCTCGCCCTGGAGCACCTCCTGGTGGACGCCTTCGCCATGCACCTGATCCGGCGTCCAGCGGTTTTCGATGTCGTGGTGACGGAAAATATGTTCGGAGATATCCTGACCGATGAGGCGGCGGTGCTGGCGGGATCCATGGGGATGCTGCCCTCCGCCTCCCTGGGGGAAGAACCGCCCGGCCTCTTCGAGCCGGTGCACGGTTCCGCCCCGGATATCGCCGGGCGCAACCTGGCCAACCCGATCGGGGCGATCCTGAGCGGGGCTTTGATGTTGCGCTACGGCTTCGGCCTGGAGGCGGAGGCCCGGGCGATCGAAGAGGCGGTGGAAGCGGCCCTGGAAGCGGGCTACCGCACCCGGGACATCGCGGACGGCGAGACCTGCATCGTCGGGACGCGCGAGATGGGCGAGGCCATCGCCCGATATATCCTGGACGGCGCATGA
- a CDS encoding DMT family transporter encodes MRAGDVFALLTLGAIWGASYLFFALGVRTIPPLTFVTGRLLIAAALLGLFRRIRPGPRADPPGDAYLTMGLFNAALPHTLIAWSEQTIPSGLAGVLVATMPLWAAGFTAIGLREERPSRRQLAGLVLGFLGILILLFPDLQRASHAHLIGEGAVVAAALSYAAATVYARRALRGVSPVDAAIGQLGWGGALLLPFSLVLDQPWRLSPAPESLAALILLAVLGTAIAYVLYYGLLQRVGVVGVSLVVYLNPIFAVLWGAIGLGEPLSGWLLGGMALILAGVFLAGR; translated from the coding sequence ATGCGCGCGGGAGATGTGTTCGCATTGCTCACGCTGGGGGCGATCTGGGGCGCCTCGTATCTGTTTTTCGCCCTGGGAGTGCGGACGATCCCGCCTCTGACTTTCGTGACGGGGCGGCTGCTGATCGCCGCCGCCCTCCTTGGATTGTTCCGGCGGATCCGTCCTGGCCCCCGGGCGGATCCGCCGGGGGACGCTTACCTGACGATGGGGCTGTTCAACGCCGCGCTGCCCCATACGCTGATCGCCTGGAGTGAGCAGACCATCCCCAGCGGGCTGGCCGGGGTGCTGGTGGCCACCATGCCGCTCTGGGCGGCCGGATTCACCGCCATCGGGCTCCGGGAGGAACGGCCGTCCCGGCGCCAGCTGGCCGGTCTGGTCCTCGGCTTCCTGGGGATCCTGATCCTGCTGTTTCCGGATCTCCAGCGGGCATCCCATGCACACCTGATCGGCGAAGGAGCCGTGGTGGCAGCCGCCCTTTCCTACGCCGCGGCCACCGTTTACGCGCGGCGAGCCCTGCGGGGGGTCTCGCCAGTGGACGCGGCCATCGGTCAGCTGGGCTGGGGTGGGGCGCTGTTGCTGCCTTTCAGTCTGGTCCTGGATCAGCCATGGAGGCTCTCCCCAGCGCCGGAGTCCCTCGCTGCCCTGATCCTCCTGGCGGTCCTGGGCACTGCGATCGCCTATGTGCTGTATTACGGGCTGCTCCAGCGGGTGGGGGTGGTAGGGGTTTCCCTGGTGGTGTATCTCAACCCCATCTTTGCGGTGCTCTGGGGAGCGATCGGGCTCGGGGAACCCCTCTCCGGCTGGCTCCTCGGGGGCATGGCGCTCATCCTGGCCGGGGTGTTCCTGGCCGGGCGATGA
- the lgt gene encoding prolipoprotein diacylglyceryl transferase, which yields MFCPPGTTGAILCVGNFAIRAYGLLLMIGILLGAWLAAAEARRRGENPDHVWDGLLVVFLLGLIGARLYHVFSNPEGAVGWSYYRENPIKILYIWEGGLAIYGALIGGLIGFFLYAYRHRLAIWRWLDIVAPSILVGQAIGRWGNFFNQELYGPPTTLPWGIPIPLERRLPQHLTLPPETRFHPVFLYESLWNTIGFLILFNVSRRLGHRLRDGDLFALYLVWYPVGRLWIETLRPDAWKLGNIAAAQVFSLIALAAGLAILIRNRLVLRFQKAGGGPGAEVGWSESQAESPKA from the coding sequence ATGTTCTGTCCGCCGGGAACCACGGGAGCGATCCTCTGTGTGGGCAACTTCGCCATTCGGGCCTATGGTCTCCTGTTGATGATCGGGATCCTGCTCGGCGCATGGCTGGCCGCCGCGGAGGCCCGCCGGCGTGGGGAGAATCCCGATCATGTGTGGGATGGCCTGCTGGTCGTCTTCCTCCTGGGGCTGATCGGCGCCCGCCTTTACCATGTGTTCTCCAACCCCGAGGGCGCCGTCGGATGGTCCTATTACCGGGAGAACCCGATCAAGATCCTTTACATCTGGGAGGGGGGGCTGGCCATTTATGGGGCCCTCATCGGAGGGCTGATCGGATTCTTCCTTTACGCCTACCGTCATCGGCTGGCGATCTGGCGCTGGCTGGACATCGTGGCCCCCTCGATCCTGGTGGGCCAGGCCATCGGCCGCTGGGGGAACTTCTTTAATCAGGAGCTCTACGGCCCCCCCACTACGCTGCCCTGGGGGATTCCCATCCCCCTCGAGCGTCGATTGCCTCAGCATCTGACCCTGCCGCCGGAGACGCGCTTCCATCCGGTGTTCCTCTACGAGTCGCTGTGGAACACCATCGGGTTCCTCATCCTGTTCAACGTAAGCCGGCGGCTGGGGCATCGCCTTCGGGATGGAGATCTTTTCGCCCTTTATCTGGTCTGGTATCCGGTGGGCCGTCTCTGGATCGAGACCCTGCGGCCGGACGCCTGGAAACTGGGGAATATCGCCGCGGCTCAGGTCTTCTCCCTGATCGCCCTGGCGGCCGGGCTGGCCATCCTGATCCGGAACCGGCTTGTTCTCCGTTTCCAGAAAGCCGGAGGGGGCCCCGGGGCGGAGGTCGGCTGGTCGGAATCCCAGGCGGAGAGCCCCAAGGCGTGA
- the asd gene encoding aspartate-semialdehyde dehydrogenase: MSAKPSFRVAVLGATGMVGQWLVHLLDRHPWFRVVALTGSDRSVGRPYGEACRWLLSAPMPDWAARMVVQPTEPGFDAEIVISALPSDIAREVEPRFAAAGYLVASNASAYRMTSDVPLVMPDVNFDHLGLLSHQRESRGWSGALITNPNCTTTAAVLPLKALMPYGVRRVHLVSLQALSGAGYPGVSAVEIADNVLPYIPGEEEKLETEPRKLLGKLQDGRVEAAPVRLSAQTNRVPTLDGHLVCLSVELEEAIRPEEAVRAMNGYRPPEEVADLPSAVAQPIVVRTEPDRPQPRLDRMTGGGMSVVVGRVQPCPVFTLKFVALTHNTIRGAAGAALFNAEATLRWMGRV, translated from the coding sequence ATGAGCGCGAAACCTTCCTTTCGAGTCGCGGTGCTGGGCGCGACGGGGATGGTCGGCCAGTGGCTGGTGCACCTGCTGGACCGTCATCCATGGTTTCGGGTGGTCGCGCTGACGGGGTCCGATCGCTCGGTGGGCCGCCCGTATGGCGAGGCGTGTCGCTGGCTGCTGAGCGCTCCGATGCCAGACTGGGCCGCCCGCATGGTCGTGCAGCCGACGGAGCCGGGGTTCGACGCGGAGATCGTGATCTCCGCCCTCCCCTCCGACATCGCCCGGGAGGTGGAGCCCCGGTTCGCCGCCGCGGGCTATCTGGTGGCCAGCAACGCTTCCGCCTACCGGATGACGTCGGATGTGCCCCTGGTGATGCCGGATGTCAACTTCGATCACCTGGGGTTGCTCTCCCACCAGCGCGAAAGCCGGGGCTGGTCCGGCGCCCTGATCACGAACCCCAACTGCACCACCACCGCGGCGGTCCTCCCCCTCAAAGCCCTGATGCCCTATGGCGTCCGGCGGGTGCATCTCGTAAGCCTGCAGGCCCTCTCCGGCGCCGGCTATCCCGGCGTCTCCGCCGTTGAGATCGCCGACAACGTCCTCCCCTATATTCCGGGGGAAGAAGAGAAGCTGGAAACGGAACCCCGCAAGCTGCTGGGGAAACTGCAGGACGGGAGGGTGGAAGCAGCGCCGGTGCGCCTGAGCGCGCAGACGAATCGGGTTCCCACCCTGGATGGACATCTGGTCTGTCTGTCGGTGGAGCTGGAGGAAGCGATCCGCCCCGAGGAAGCCGTGAGGGCGATGAACGGCTACCGTCCGCCGGAGGAAGTGGCGGATCTCCCGAGCGCGGTGGCCCAGCCGATCGTGGTGCGGACAGAGCCGGATCGGCCCCAGCCCCGCCTGGATCGCATGACAGGGGGCGGGATGAGCGTGGTGGTGGGACGGGTGCAGCCGTGTCCGGTCTTCACCCTGAAATTCGTGGCCCTCACCCACAACACCATCCGAGGCGCCGCCGGCGCCGCCCTCTTCAACGCCGAAGCTACTCTGCGCTGGATGGGGAGGGTATAG
- a CDS encoding chloride channel protein yields the protein MILASVVGLGAGVGVVLFRRAVEGLSQGLYTLTFLNRWPSGGWIRVLIPMFGGLAVVAILRISREREEMPGVAGLILAIATAGGRLPYWKIPGKILAAILSIGTGASVGPEDPSVQIGANLGSALGQRLRVSEDSMRLLVAAGAAGGIAAAFNAPIAGVLFATEILLGEFAVAPITALVLAAVAAALVAQMFLGPHPAFEVPAYAFRHPLELPLYLILGLAAGLISTVYIRLLYGMREAAGRLSLPDWIRTPAAGLILGLIGLVAPQALGVGYSTIEAVLQGEPWRPELALALMFLKMILTPFSLAAGFVGGVFAPALFVGAMLGYGYGALLKDLIPAWVAPPSAYAMVAMAAVLAGAVRAPFTATLLLFEMTRDYRIILPLMAAVGLSTVLSEQLQPGSLYTEALRRRGLRLSRGRDVDVMEGIRVEEVMNPSVVRIPSEMRVEAALEALTHHRRRTAIVETVEGRLWGIVTLRDLEMALMDGKSEEPVGRIARRPVITVFPDESMAEAVRRMSAWDIGQVPVVSREDPQRVIGIVRREEVVRGYDLALARKRLLQHRLDQIRLHALSGVEILEVPVGADAPAAGRPLGEISWPSGCRIAVVRRKSLSLIPDGRLILQPGDLAVLIGEPEALKEARRLLSASSSG from the coding sequence ATGATCCTGGCCTCCGTTGTCGGCCTCGGGGCGGGGGTTGGCGTGGTCCTCTTCCGCCGCGCGGTGGAGGGGTTGTCCCAGGGGCTCTACACCCTCACCTTCCTCAACCGCTGGCCATCCGGGGGATGGATCCGGGTTCTTATCCCCATGTTCGGCGGGCTTGCTGTCGTAGCCATCCTCCGCATATCCCGGGAGCGGGAGGAGATGCCCGGAGTCGCCGGCCTGATCCTGGCCATCGCCACCGCGGGCGGGCGTCTTCCTTATTGGAAAATCCCCGGGAAGATCCTGGCGGCCATCCTCTCCATCGGCACAGGAGCCTCCGTTGGGCCGGAGGATCCCAGCGTCCAGATCGGGGCGAACCTGGGGTCGGCTCTGGGTCAGCGATTGCGGGTTTCCGAGGATTCCATGCGCTTGCTGGTGGCCGCTGGCGCAGCGGGAGGGATCGCCGCCGCTTTCAACGCGCCGATCGCGGGGGTTCTCTTCGCCACGGAGATCCTGCTGGGGGAATTCGCTGTCGCCCCGATCACGGCCCTGGTTCTGGCCGCAGTGGCCGCCGCCCTGGTCGCCCAGATGTTCTTGGGACCCCATCCGGCGTTTGAGGTGCCTGCTTACGCGTTCCGTCATCCCCTGGAGCTTCCGCTGTATCTGATCCTCGGTCTGGCGGCCGGATTGATCTCTACGGTTTACATCCGGTTGCTGTATGGAATGCGGGAGGCCGCGGGCCGCCTCTCCCTCCCGGACTGGATCCGAACGCCTGCGGCCGGGTTGATCCTGGGCCTGATCGGGCTGGTTGCGCCCCAGGCGCTGGGGGTTGGCTATTCCACCATCGAAGCCGTGTTGCAGGGGGAGCCCTGGCGCCCGGAGCTGGCCCTGGCGCTGATGTTCCTCAAGATGATCCTGACGCCGTTCTCCCTGGCCGCCGGATTTGTGGGCGGCGTGTTCGCCCCGGCCCTGTTCGTCGGGGCGATGCTGGGCTACGGATATGGGGCGCTCCTTAAGGATCTGATCCCGGCCTGGGTGGCTCCTCCCTCGGCCTACGCAATGGTCGCGATGGCGGCGGTGCTGGCGGGAGCGGTGCGCGCCCCGTTCACCGCCACCTTGCTGCTCTTTGAGATGACCCGGGATTACCGGATCATCCTTCCCCTGATGGCCGCTGTGGGCCTCAGCACGGTCCTGAGCGAGCAGTTGCAGCCGGGCAGCCTGTATACGGAGGCCCTGCGCCGACGGGGCCTTCGCCTCTCCCGGGGACGCGATGTGGATGTCATGGAGGGGATCCGGGTGGAAGAGGTCATGAACCCCAGCGTCGTTCGGATCCCCTCGGAGATGAGGGTGGAGGCAGCACTGGAGGCCCTCACCCACCATCGTCGGCGAACGGCCATCGTGGAAACTGTGGAAGGACGGCTATGGGGGATCGTGACGCTGCGAGACCTGGAAATGGCTCTGATGGATGGGAAGTCAGAGGAGCCAGTGGGGCGGATCGCCAGGCGCCCTGTGATTACCGTGTTCCCCGATGAAAGCATGGCGGAGGCTGTCCGGCGGATGAGCGCATGGGATATCGGGCAGGTCCCTGTGGTGAGCCGGGAGGATCCTCAGCGGGTGATCGGGATCGTGCGGCGGGAGGAAGTGGTGCGGGGGTATGATCTGGCCCTGGCCCGGAAGCGCCTGCTGCAGCATCGCCTGGACCAGATCCGATTGCACGCCTTAAGCGGCGTGGAGATCCTCGAAGTCCCCGTGGGAGCCGACGCGCCCGCTGCCGGACGGCCCCTGGGAGAAATCTCCTGGCCATCCGGATGCCGGATCGCGGTGGTCCGGCGGAAGTCCCTCTCCCTGATCCCGGATGGCCGCTTGATCCTTCAACCCGGAGATCTGGCGGTCCTGATCGGGGAGCCGGAGGCCCTGAAGGAGGCCCGACGGCTGCTATCCGCCAGCTCATCGGGGTGA
- the cimA gene encoding citramalate synthase: protein MEAVWLYDTTLRDGSQREGISFTVEDKLRITEKLDELGIHYIEGGWPGSNPKDAEYFRRVRHLPLRHARIAAFGMTRRPGRRAEEDENLQALLEAETPVVTVVGKSWDLHVHRVLETTLEENLAMIRESVAFLKAHGREVVYDAEHFFDGWKRNPDYALATLRAAQEGGADWIVLCDTNGGSMPWEIEEGVDAAKRAVSVPLGIHTHNDCELAVANSLAAIRRGARQVQGTINGYGERVGNANLISIIANLKLKMGIDCVTDEQLARLTEVSRFVAEVANLPHDSHQPYVGASAFAHKGGIHVAAILKVEESYQHIDPARVGNVKRVLVSELSGRGNIVAKALEFGLRLDPDDPAVQAVVRRIKALENEGFYFEDAEASVILMLRRAQPDYIPPFEVLDYVVMVERRDGREPVAEAAVKVRVDGETVHTAAEGNGPVNALDAALRKALLPRYPVLSRIHLTNYRVHILNGDAGTAARVRVWIESTDGQRVWRTVGASTNILEASRLALQDSLEFGIG, encoded by the coding sequence ATGGAGGCCGTCTGGCTTTACGATACGACGCTGCGCGATGGAAGCCAGCGCGAAGGCATTTCGTTCACTGTTGAGGACAAGCTCCGGATCACGGAGAAGCTGGACGAGCTGGGCATCCATTACATTGAAGGGGGCTGGCCCGGCTCCAATCCGAAAGATGCGGAATACTTCCGCCGGGTCCGCCATCTGCCGCTTCGCCACGCCCGGATCGCCGCCTTTGGGATGACCCGGCGCCCCGGCCGGCGGGCGGAGGAGGACGAGAACCTGCAGGCTTTGCTGGAGGCGGAGACCCCCGTGGTGACCGTGGTCGGCAAGTCGTGGGATCTCCACGTCCATCGGGTGCTGGAGACCACGCTGGAGGAGAACCTGGCGATGATCCGGGAGAGCGTGGCCTTCCTGAAGGCCCACGGGCGGGAGGTGGTCTACGACGCCGAACATTTCTTCGATGGGTGGAAGCGGAATCCGGATTACGCCCTGGCGACCCTTCGGGCGGCCCAGGAGGGCGGGGCGGACTGGATCGTCCTCTGCGACACCAACGGGGGATCCATGCCCTGGGAGATCGAAGAGGGGGTCGATGCGGCGAAGCGCGCGGTCTCCGTCCCCCTGGGCATCCACACGCATAATGACTGCGAGCTGGCCGTGGCCAACTCCCTGGCCGCCATCCGCCGGGGCGCTCGCCAGGTGCAGGGGACCATCAACGGATACGGGGAGCGGGTCGGCAACGCCAACCTGATCTCCATCATCGCCAACCTCAAGCTCAAGATGGGGATCGACTGCGTGACCGACGAGCAGCTGGCCCGTCTGACGGAAGTTTCCCGCTTCGTGGCTGAGGTGGCGAACCTGCCCCACGATTCCCATCAACCGTATGTGGGGGCCAGCGCCTTCGCCCACAAGGGCGGCATCCACGTGGCGGCGATCCTCAAGGTCGAAGAAAGCTATCAGCACATCGATCCGGCCCGCGTGGGCAACGTCAAACGGGTCCTGGTCTCCGAGCTCTCCGGGCGCGGGAACATCGTGGCCAAGGCCCTGGAGTTCGGGCTGCGGCTGGATCCCGATGATCCGGCGGTGCAGGCGGTGGTGCGCCGCATCAAGGCCCTGGAGAACGAGGGCTTCTATTTCGAAGATGCGGAGGCCTCGGTGATCCTGATGCTGCGACGCGCGCAGCCGGATTACATCCCGCCTTTTGAGGTCCTCGATTACGTCGTGATGGTGGAACGCCGGGACGGCCGGGAGCCGGTTGCGGAGGCGGCGGTGAAAGTCCGGGTGGATGGGGAGACGGTGCACACGGCCGCGGAGGGCAACGGCCCGGTCAACGCCCTCGACGCGGCGCTGCGCAAAGCTCTTCTTCCCCGCTATCCGGTTCTCTCCCGTATCCACCTCACCAACTATCGGGTTCACATCCTGAACGGGGACGCCGGGACAGCGGCCCGGGTGCGGGTGTGGATCGAGAGCACCGATGGCCAGCGGGTGTGGCGGACGGTCGGGGCCTCCACGAACATCCTGGAGGCCAGCCGCCTGGCCTTGCAGGACAGCCTGGAGTTCGGGATCGGATAG